Below is a genomic region from Zea mays cultivar B73 chromosome 9, Zm-B73-REFERENCE-NAM-5.0, whole genome shotgun sequence.
gtaatatatcatttttatctctaagatcggaaatagtgatattgcaaacatcaaaatctttagccttagtaatcaaattatcattttctactctaaggctagcaagagaaatgtttaattcttcaatcctagcaagcaaatcatcattattatctctaggattgggaattgaaacattacaaacatgtgaatcaaccttagcatttaaactagcattttcatgtctaaggttgtcaatcatttcacggcaagtgcttagctcactagataacttttcacatttctcaatttctagagcataagcctttttaaccttaacatgtttcttgttttctttaattagacaatcctcttgggaatccaaaaggtcatccttttcatgaatagcactgactaattcatttaatttttctttttgagctatgttaaggttggcaaaaagggaacgcaaactatcctcctcatcactagtattatcatcactagaagattcatatttagtggatgagttagatttaacctttttccttttgccgtcctttgccatgaggcacttgtggccgacgttggggaagagaagtcccttggtgacggcgatgttggcggtgtcctcgtcgtcggaggagtcgcttgagctttcgtcggagtcccactcgcgacaaacatgggcatcgccgcccttcttcttgtagtacctcttcttctcctttcttctccccttcttgtcgtcgcctcggtcactgtcacttgatataggacatttagcaataaaatgaccgggcttaccacacttgtagcaaaccttcttggagcgggacttgtagtctttccccctcctttgcttgaggatttggcggaagctcttgatgacgagcgccatttcctcattgtcgagcttggaggcgtctattggttgtcgacttggcgtggcctcctccttcttttctttcgtcgccttgaatgcgacgggttgagcttcggatgtggtgggttcgtcaagctcgttgattttcctcgagccttcgatcatgcactcaaaacttacaaaatgcccgataacttcctcgggggtcattttagtatatctaggattgccacgaattaattgaacttgagtagggttaaggaaaataagagatcttagaataaccttaaccacttcgtggtcatcccactttacgctcccgaggttgcgcacttggttcaccaaagtcttgagccggttgtacatgtgttgtggctcttcccctttgcgaagccggaaccgaccgagctccccctcgatcgtttcccgcttggtgatctttgtgagctcgtctccctcgtgcgcggttttgagcacatcccaaacctctttggcgctcttcaacccttgaactttgttatactcttctctacttaaagaggcgaggagtattgttgtcgcttgagagttgaagtgctcgatttgggccacctcatccttattatagtctttatcccctacggatggtacctgtgcaccaaactcaacaacatcccatatacttttgtggagtgaggttagatgaaatcgcattaaatcactccacctagcataatcttcaccatcaaaagttggtggtttgcctaatgggacggaaagtaaaggtgcatttttagagatgcgagggtaatgtagggggatcttactaaacttcttacgctcttggcgtttagaagttacggagggcgcatcggagtcggaggtcgatgttgatgaagtgtcggtctcgtagtagaccactttcctcatcctcttatgtttgtcgcctttccgatgcgacttgtgagaagaagatttttccttcttctctttgtggtgagaagaggaagatcttttctccttccgtttggaggagtccttcttcttctccttcctcttggtgcgggactcttccgatgaagtgctcccgtggcttgtagtgggcttttcgccggtctccatctccttcttggcgtgatctcccgacatcacttcgagcggttaggctctaatgaagcaccgggctacgataccaattgatagtcgcctagagggggggtgaatagggcgaaactgaaatttacaaatataaacacaactacaagccgggttagcgttagtaataaagaaacgagtccgcgagagagggcgcaaaacaaatcccaagcgaataagcaagtgagacacggagatttgttttaccgaggttcggttcttgcaaacctactccccgttgaggaggccacaaaggccgggtctctttcaacccttccctctctcaaacgatccctcggatcgagtgagctttcttttctcaatcacttggagcacaaagttcccacaaggaccaccacaagtttggtgtctcttgtctcaattacaagtgagtttgatcgcaatgaaggaatcaagaaagcacgattaaaaagccaagcgacaagagcgacgaataacacacggatcactttctctctcaagtcactaatcactagtgatctcttttctcaattgtgaaacttggagagatggaggctttgaatgtgtcttggaatggattgctagctcttgtattgaatgttgaaggttggaatgcttggttgaagtgaatggaggtggttggggttgtatttatagccaccaaccacttcctagccgttgggccattctgctgagcgcggacggtccgcccttctggtgcggacggtccgcccctgtagatcaacggctgaaaatgcaacggtcagcagtaacggctatatcaacggctatattgcatttaatgcgtcgtcagatgtcagacagagccagtcgcggacggtccggtcgagcaccccggacggtccgcgaggccctctataattcatttctccgaacccgtcaccttcgggtttttcggtttcttaccgaccggacggtccgcgcctgaggccggacggtccgcgcgagggctcggacggtctttgcttttcctccggacagtctgtagtggaaacttgtgtttttgcattggttctgtccgaggggtatcccgatgtcgcggacggtccgccgcaagagcccggacggtccgcgcttggcctgtttttccaaaaagcttctcctgtccggaataatctacggtattccggacagtcgaattagtatagttgtagatgaacctttggcacctgtagaacgtataatctagagcaaactagttagttcatcaaTTTGTGTTTGacaattcaaccatcaaaataacttaggaactaggtgtaagcctaattccctttcagttgtcCTACACCGCCGAGACGCGTCCTTCTCCGTTCTCCATCCACCTCCATCTGCTGACTGTCAACTCCATTCGTCTCCAGGTGCAATGGCGTGGCGAGGAAGCGCGGGAGGAGCCGGTACGGCTGGGCGCGGTCGCCTGGTCCGCAACAATCTGCATCCTGGGAGGCCATGAGAGAAAAATAAGGTGAGGGAGAGTTGATGATTCGTGTAGATTTGATACAACCATCAGTCGACCCTACAAGATTGTTGTCATGAAGAGGAAGATAGAAAACAGCTCGAACATGACATCCATAGGGAATGCAGTCACGTTGCAAAGCACCACACCAACAATTACGTTGAGCAATATATGGAATAAATTCATGATTGTTCTTCGTGCTCCGTCTGGAATGTACTGGAACCTCTTCTTCACGATTGATGGCCCGAATATGCCAACGCAAGCCTCAAAGGTTCAAAAACCAAGAAGCTGAAGACAACCTCCAATTAATATGCTACTTCCTTTCACCAAAGACGTCGATACTAAGATGTTGGAGACACCACGGAGGATAATGGTGACAATCGATATTGAGAACACAATCTGCATGTAACCTTGAACCTTGAGCTTGCGGGCTAATAGACGAGATGTAATGGAGCTAGCCAACATGGATGACAACATGAGTGTTGCAAAAATAAAACCATGAGGAATGTTTTCTTCATTTAAACTCAATGCAGGAGTCCCCAGGACGACAATTGTGTACATCGAGCCCTCAAACAACGACTGTATGGCTCCCCATAATGCAATCTTTTCATCCTAAGCAAGACCACCATAGTTTCTTTTCATGAATACCATTATTTCTTTACATAGCTTGTGCTGACCACCCAAGAAAACCAGCAATAAAACCAGCCACCCTTTCTTCTTGACAAAAGACATATTAGTCTGTTGCATTGGCAAGTCCCTAAGCCCTTAATAAACTGAAATTCAGTAAGCAAACATGGTTCACCACCTGGATCCCACAAAAACAGTTGCTGGACAGCTATACTGTTATTCAGTTGCTGCTATTTATGTACATACTTATATTTTAAATATACTTCAAAAGGCTTTATTCATAGCATATTTAAATTTGAGCATGCTGTTATGCCACCATATCTTCTATTTTACTGCTAGGCTCAGCAAGGTTGAGCATGCTGTTGTGTCATCCATAAAAAAATTGACATACCAAATGTTATTTTCCAGTTCAATTGAAACTTCCAAAGGTTGAATTTTTTTCCTAATTATGCATTCTATCATAATCTTTATGCAATATTCAAGGCTCGTTGTTGATCCAAGCTTTTTACAACTTTATAAGACACAATGCATTCAGGCTGCAAGCTTTTGTTACAAGGTCAGTAAGCCAAGTCGCAATGCATTCAAGCTGCAATCTTTTGCTACATGTCAGTAAGTGTTGGCTCCATAAACAATTCATGCTTTAACTAGATGCTATATATGTATTTTAGTGTAAAAATGAATTATCAAAATCTATGCACCTAGAAAATCCAAACAACCTACATTTTGGGACGGAGGAAGTAGCTATTAATATCCAAATCAAAAATCACGGGCTATAAAACTATAAAACAGACACCACTGGCCAATGATAATGGCGCGGCAACGCCGCGCCCCGTCCTTTCTAGTTTCTTTCTAGTTTTATTCTTCGTTTTCACTACCTTTCAAAAAGAGAGATCTTCTTCTACTCGCTGCGCTAATGACATGTGGGTCATGGCCTCACGGGCTGATGGGAGCAGCTCAACTACCCAGGACCTGCCTGGCCTGGCCCCGCCCGTCAGACACAGACAAACAACCGGCCAACTACTGCTGATGCTACGGCAAGAATCCCCCACCGCCGCGGCCTCCGCCGGCGGcggacgaggaggaggaggatgcgAGGACGGCCTCCAGGACGACGGCCTCGCACTTGAGGCACCGCTTCGGCGGCGCCGGGTCGTCCAGGACGATGGGGCGGCGGCAGGACGGGCAGGAGGAGTTGGAGCGCAGCCAGGTGTCGACGCACGCGACGTGGAACCCGTGCCCGCACTGCGGCATCACGCGCACCTCCTCCCGCTCGCCGAACTCCGCCAGGCAGATGGCGCACTCCGCCagcagctcctcctcctcctcgccctccgccgccggcgccgcgccccgcgccgccgcggccgccgccACCGCGTCCGCGTACGCCAGCTTCGGCAGCGCCTTCAGCTCCTTCTTCTTCAGCCCCTTGCTGGCGGCGGTCGCGGTCGCGgtcgtggccgtggccgtggtgGCCACGCCCGCTCCGGCGCCCTGGTGcgcgtggtggtggtggtgcccgCCGCCGTCGCCCGGGTTGCTCGAGGGCGACGCCGGGGCGCCGTCGGCCCCCGCGCCCCTGCTGCGCCGGGACCGGGCGCAGCGGGCGACGGCGGCGAGCCCCACGACGCAGATGAGCGCGCAGAGCAGGGCGGCGATGATCACCACGACATCGGAGTTCACGGCCGCGGGCGGGTCGGCGGCCGGGATGCCCGGGATGCGGTTCGGGTTCGGGATGGCGCCGCCGCCGCTGTCGCTGCTGCTCTGGAGAAGGCGCCGCGAATTCGACGGCCGGAGCATCGCCGGCGTCGGTCGCGCGCCGGTGGGTGAGGGGCGTTTCCGTAAAAACGGAGCCGCGAGAGGACGGAAAGGGAGGTCCCGGTCTTGGAGGTTGGGTTGGTTAATGACGGAGGGGGCAAGCGTCCGGGTGAAGCTTTCGGGTAGGGAGTGGGCTGCCGGACTGCCTCTGAGCTGTGGGCGGAAGGCGCATTTGACGATTATGCCCTTCGTGTTCCCCGCGGTGCAAGCTTCCTACAGTACACTGTTTAGCTATTGGAGGATGGAGGGTGGAAAAATCCAACTACATTTTTGGTCGTAGACTCCTAGCAACACACCCCATCCATTGGCTCTGCCCTCTCTACCAGTCTGGTATAACAAGGTCCGTGCAAATATGCACTTAATACAGGACTTTTAGATTTTTTATTTGGTGCTACTAGATTATATAAGCAACGATCAATTAGATAAGAGAAGAAAGATAGAGAAAGCATTtagagaactttgaaaaagaaacTTTAGAGGTAATATATACTTCTATGTTGTGTATTAAGTACTACTAGTTGCAACGGTTTCCATTTATATTTAAGTATAGAATACAAAATACAAAGATATGTGTCTTCTGTTAGCTAGATGGATGTGAATGTGGACTTAGAGTTAACGACCATGGTTCGAATATCCATCTGTATATAGTTTTAGCTTTTATCATTTAAATGCGAGGAAGCACGACGAAGGTGGAAAACATGGAGCCGTGAAAACTAGTGCTTTATATAGTAGAGACTAGTACAATACATGTGCATTACGACAACACACCAATCATATTTTGTATGAAACGCGAGGGTCCAGTGGCAACTCAGTGTGATGGTCTCTCCCACAAAAAAAAATAAAGTGGACCCCAACAAAATCTAAAATTAAAGTGGACTTTTGACCCAACCAGATATTAAACTGCATATACTGCACTTTATCTTATCTAGAAACTTAAGAAAGATATGAGTTAAAAAGGAGACTTGACTTTTTTTATAGCTCGCCCGGTCGCTCGTCTTCCTTCTGCTAGCAAGATGGTACTATCCAGAAGTGATGCATTGCGTGTGACTTCGTGTTAGGCTTGGGTACTTTCTCATGGCCCACCTACAAGGTAACGACCCACGTCATTTCACAACGCACGATGATAGTGGAACCATGGAAGCTGCTTTTATAGAAGTAGAGAAAAAAGGACTATTAAGCATACATCAATATTGAACTTATTCTATGATTTAATCAATTATTATAAGGATAATATTATTAGATTAAAATTTATATATAGAGTACACACAATTATTTATCATATTTATGAACTTAACCATTAACttttagcagatttcattgtcgATCCACCATCAAATCTCAAGCCTTAGTATATCTCATTGTCTACTGGACCCCAAAATGATCAAGAGCCCATTCTAGTTTAGGATTAAGCTATCTAGACTGTAGTTTATGATGGCTCATGTGGCTCAACAGACGTAGGGC
It encodes:
- the LOC100285838 gene encoding RING-H2 finger protein ATL80, translated to MLRPSNSRRLLQSSSDSGGGAIPNPNRIPGIPAADPPAAVNSDVVVIIAALLCALICVVGLAAVARCARSRRSRGAGADGAPASPSSNPGDGGGHHHHHAHQGAGAGVATTATATTATATAASKGLKKKELKALPKLAYADAVAAAAAARGAAPAAEGEEEEELLAECAICLAEFGEREEVRVMPQCGHGFHVACVDTWLRSNSSCPSCRRPIVLDDPAPPKRCLKCEAVVLEAVLASSSSSSAAGGGRGGGGFLP